Proteins from one Porites lutea chromosome 3, jaPorLute2.1, whole genome shotgun sequence genomic window:
- the LOC140931045 gene encoding universal stress protein YxiE-like — translation MSETRKILVALDGSKHSEYALNWFIEKCLRPGDELIGYSAWQSPHLPTFSLKSPFQPPTEEWQKILGDIRKGIDKIDNDFSTTCQGKKIKYKFTDESMNPGEGICAAAKKENVDMIVMGTRGLSTLRRTVLGSVSDYVLHHTNLPVAVVPMPEEQPAE, via the exons ATGTCTGAGACAAGGAAGATTTTGGTGGCGTTGGATGGTAGCAAGCATTCTGAATATGCTCTAAATT GGTTTATAGAGAAGTGCCTTCGTCCTGGAGACGAGCTGATTGGATATAGTGCATGGCAGAGTCCTCATCTTCCTACTTTTAGTCTTAAAT CTCCTTTTCAGCCACCTACAGAAGAGTGGCAGAAAATTTTGGGTGATATCAGGAAGGGAATTGATAAGATTGATAATGACTTTTCCACAACATGCCAGGGGAAAAAG ATTAAATACAAATTCACTGATGAATCTATGAACCCTGGAGAAGGAATTTGTGCTGCTGCtaaaaaggaaaatgttgatATGATAGTTATGGGAACAAGGGGATTAAGTACGTTACGTCGCACCGTCTTGGGAAGTGTCAGTGATTACGTTTTGCATCATACAAACCTCCCTGTAGCTGTGGTACCAATGCCAGAAGAGCAACCTGCTGAATGA
- the LOC140931046 gene encoding universal stress protein in QAH/OAS sulfhydrylase 3'region-like — MSSCNVVIIPVDGSKNSERAVDWYLAHLHLKGDRVVFLHAFDPPPMQSAKHTSVDFKNSYDEWCVVIQKAQDKARFLLKEYDQKFVALKDKLSYKLIHDTGRAGEVIVSYIKKEQATCIVMGCRGLGKLRRTLLGSVSDYVVRHSTIPVIVVPP; from the exons ATGTCTTCGTGTAATGTTGTAATAATTCCGGTGGATGGAAGCAAAAACAGTGAACGTGCAGTAGACT GGTATCTTGCACATCTTCACTTAAAGGGTGACAGAGTTGTTTTCCTACATGCCTTTGACCCTCCTCCCATGCAGTCAGCCAAACACA CAAGTGTAGACTTCAAGAACAGCTATGATGAATGGTGTGTTGTAATTCAGAAGGCACAAGATAAGGCCAGGTTCCTGCTCAAAGAGTATGACCAGAAATTTGTAGCACTTAAG GATAAACTCTCATACAAGTTGATTCATGACACAGGCCGGGCAGGAGAAGTAATAGTCAGCTACATCAAGAAAGAACAAGCTACCTGTATTGTGATGGGCTGTCGTGGACTGGGCAAGCTGCGGAGAACATTACTTGGGAGTGTTAGTGACTATGTTGTTCGACATTCAACTATCCCTGTCATAGTGGTGCCTCCGTAG
- the LOC140929687 gene encoding vitamin K epoxide reductase complex subunit 1-like protein 1: protein MIHKALLFSNDLDHALFCGFGILISVYSLYVEIRKHKDSRYRAACDFGENMSCSRVLISSYSKGFGVVEVLLGKEHFLNMPNCIVGIIFYAMQLILGMTSFAWVPAVLVLTSIISCIGSAYLAFILFFVLKNLCLVCIATYIVNGVLMYLNYQILFY, encoded by the exons ATGATTCACAAAGCACTACTATTTTCCAATGACCTAGACCATGCACTGTTTTGTGGCTTTGGAATTCTTATTTCTGTTTATTCACTTTATGTGGAGATCAGAAAACACAAAGATAGCAGATACAGGGCAGCAtgtgattttggtgaaaatatGAGTTGCTCTCGTGTGCTTATTTCAAG ctACAGTAAAGGTTTTGGAGTGGTTGAGGTCTTGCTTGGCAAGGAGCACTTTCTAAACATGCCAAACTGTATTGTGGGTATAATCTTCTACGCCATGCAGTTAATTCTTG GTATGACATCCTTTGCTTGGGTTCCTGCTGTACTCGTTCTGACATCTATAATATCATGCATTGGATCAGCTTATCTCGCATTCATTCTCTTTTTTGTGTTGAAAAACCTCTGTTTGGTCTGCATCGCAACCTACATAGTAAATGGTGTCTTGATGTACCTCAACTATCAGATATTATTTTACTAA
- the LOC140929688 gene encoding vitamin K epoxide reductase complex subunit 1-like protein 1: protein MMHKALLFSNDLDHALFCGFGILVSVYALYVEIRKHKDSRYRAACDFGENMSCSRVLTSSYSKGFGVVEVLLGKEHFLNMPNCILGIIFYAMQLILGMTSFAWVPAVLVLTSIISCIGSAYLAFILFFVLKDLCLVCIATYIVNGVLMYLNYQILFY, encoded by the exons ATGATGCACAAAGCACTACTATTTTCCAATGACCTAGACCATGCACTGTTTTGTGGCTTTGGAattcttgtttctgtttatgCTCTTTATGTGGAGATCAGAAAACACAAAGATAGCAGATACAGGGCAGCAtgtgattttggtgaaaatatGAGTTGCTCTCGTGTGCTTACTTCAAG ctACAGTAAAGGTTTTGGAGTGGTTGAGGTCTTGCTTGGCAAGGAGCACTTTCTAAACATGCCAAACTGTATTTTGGGTATAATCTTCTACGCCATGCAGTTAATTCTTG GTATGACATCCTTTGCTTGGGTTCCTGCTGTACTCGTTCTGACATCTATAATATCATGCATTGGATCAGCTTATCTCGCATTCATTCTCTTTTTTGTGTTGAAAGACCTCTGTTTGGTCTGCATCGCAACCTACATAGTAAATGGTGTCTTGATGTACCTCAACTATCAGatattgttttattaa